From one [Ruminococcus] lactaris ATCC 29176 genomic stretch:
- a CDS encoding low molecular weight protein-tyrosine-phosphatase has protein sequence MIRVLFICHGNICRSTLAQSFFTHLVNTHGLADQFVIDSCATSREEIGNLPHRGTVNKLREMGIPVVPHQARQITWSDYTNFDYIIGMDSANIRNLHRMLRGDPDKKISKLLDYTSRKGEDIADPWYTGNFDATYRDVKEGCEALLDECLLHL, from the coding sequence ATGATACGAGTGCTTTTCATCTGCCACGGCAATATCTGCCGGTCAACTCTTGCCCAAAGTTTTTTCACCCATCTGGTGAACACCCATGGTCTTGCAGACCAGTTTGTCATTGACAGTTGTGCAACAAGCAGAGAAGAAATCGGCAATCTACCCCACAGAGGAACTGTCAATAAATTAAGAGAAATGGGCATTCCGGTAGTTCCTCATCAGGCGAGACAGATTACCTGGTCCGACTATACCAATTTTGATTATATCATTGGTATGGATTCTGCCAACATACGCAATCTTCATCGTATGCTCAGGGGAGATCCGGATAAAAAAATATCCAAATTATTAGATTATACTTCCCGAAAAGGTGAAGATATTGCAGATCCATGGTATACCGGTAATTTTGATGCAACTTACCGGGACGTAAAAGAGGGCTGTGAAGCCCTCCTGGATGAATGTCTCTTGCATCTGTAA